A window of the Yersinia rochesterensis genome harbors these coding sequences:
- the glk gene encoding glucokinase — protein sequence MTSYALVGDVGGTNARLALCAVATGEISQAKTYSGLDYDSLEAVIRQYLSEYKVTVGHGCIAIACPITGDWIAMTNHTWAFSIAEMQQNLGLKHLEIINDFTAVSMAIPMLSPQDVLQFGGTAPQPGKPVAVYGAGTGLGVAHLVNVDSRWISLPGEGGHVDFAPNSEEEDRILAVLRQELGHVSAERVLSGPGLVNLYRAIVISDGRQPENLAPKDVTERALANSCTDCRRALSLFCVIMGRFGGNLALNLSTFGGVYIAGGIVPRFMEFFKASGFRGAFEDKGRFKDFLQDIPVYMITHQQPGLLGAGAYLRQKLGHTLHP from the coding sequence ATGACGAGCTATGCCCTGGTGGGTGACGTTGGTGGCACTAATGCCCGTTTGGCGCTTTGCGCTGTGGCGACCGGCGAAATATCACAAGCAAAAACATATTCAGGTTTAGATTACGACAGTCTGGAAGCTGTTATTAGGCAATATTTATCAGAGTATAAGGTCACTGTAGGGCACGGCTGTATTGCCATTGCCTGCCCGATTACTGGCGATTGGATAGCAATGACCAATCACACTTGGGCATTTTCTATCGCCGAAATGCAGCAAAATCTGGGGCTAAAGCACTTAGAAATCATCAATGATTTCACCGCGGTATCAATGGCGATCCCGATGTTGTCGCCGCAGGATGTACTGCAATTTGGCGGCACAGCGCCACAGCCGGGCAAACCGGTTGCGGTCTATGGTGCGGGGACGGGATTGGGGGTGGCGCATTTAGTTAATGTGGATAGTCGCTGGATAAGCTTGCCGGGTGAGGGCGGGCATGTGGATTTTGCGCCCAATAGTGAAGAAGAAGACCGGATTTTGGCGGTATTGCGTCAGGAACTGGGCCACGTTTCCGCCGAGCGGGTGCTTTCCGGGCCGGGGCTGGTCAATCTATATCGGGCAATTGTGATTTCTGATGGCCGCCAGCCCGAGAATCTGGCCCCGAAAGATGTGACTGAACGCGCTCTGGCTAACAGTTGCACAGACTGTCGCCGCGCATTATCCCTATTTTGCGTGATTATGGGGCGCTTTGGCGGCAATCTGGCCTTAAATCTCAGCACCTTTGGCGGTGTCTATATTGCTGGCGGTATTGTGCCGCGCTTTATGGAGTTCTTCAAAGCTTCCGGTTTTCGCGGTGCTTTTGAAGATAAAGGCCGTTTCAAAGATTTCTTGCAGGATATTCCGGTCTATATGATTACTCATCAGCAACCCGGTTTGCTGGGGGCGGGGGCTTATTTGCGTCAGAAATTAGGGCATACCCTTCATCCTTGA
- a CDS encoding multidrug/biocide efflux PACE transporter yields the protein MQVHRKSLFERIIHAVGFEVIAISICAPVGAWLLDRSILQMGTLTVLLSSVAMLWNIIYNSLFDHFWPVSRVAKTLRVRAFHALGFESGFILIGLPIAAGVLGVSLLQALILEIGFFLFFLPYTMFYNWAYDSLRARIIRSRQPVALKPASDEGRGSN from the coding sequence ATGCAAGTTCATCGCAAATCTTTATTTGAGCGGATTATCCATGCCGTGGGTTTTGAGGTCATTGCTATCTCGATTTGTGCACCTGTTGGCGCATGGCTGCTGGATCGTTCAATATTACAGATGGGCACCTTAACCGTGCTGCTCTCCTCAGTGGCGATGCTGTGGAATATTATTTACAACAGCTTATTCGACCACTTCTGGCCGGTTAGCCGTGTTGCCAAAACCCTCCGTGTGCGAGCATTCCATGCATTGGGCTTTGAAAGTGGGTTTATCTTAATTGGCTTGCCGATTGCGGCCGGTGTATTGGGGGTTTCTCTGTTACAGGCATTGATACTGGAGATTGGTTTCTTCCTGTTCTTCCTGCCTTACACGATGTTTTACAACTGGGCCTATGACAGTTTGCGGGCGCGAATTATTCGCTCACGTCAGCCCGTAGCACTCAAGCCCGCTTCTGACGAAGGGCGCGGTTCAAACTGA
- a CDS encoding L-lactate MFS transporter: MSSKPVNRWLIVVGTIIVQMGLGTIYTWSLFNQPLGEKFSWSLGAVATTFSITSFSLAIATLFAGRLQERIGIRKLTLISGIILGLGLIASSFATSLGMIYLLAGIVVGFADGTAYITTLSNLIKWFPERKGLISGISVGAFGTGSLLFKYVNASLIANQGVSLAFFYWGIIVMVLVGAGSFLLREKIVAPQAASLQSAHTGRDFSVKEMLAVKESYFLFVIFFTACMSGLYLIGIVKDLGVQLAGMDLATAANTVSAIAIFNTAGRIILGALSDKVGRLRVISFTLLVTTLAVSVLSFVPLTHALFFLCVGAIAFCFGGNITVFPAIVGDFFGLKNHSKNYGIIYQGFGLGALAGSFIAARLGGYHATFIVIAVMSVVSLLLTLIIKPPKGATAETKNISTAPTAVTASSHA, encoded by the coding sequence ATGAGCAGTAAACCGGTAAATCGTTGGCTAATTGTTGTTGGTACCATCATCGTTCAGATGGGGTTAGGCACTATCTATACTTGGAGCTTATTTAATCAGCCACTGGGAGAAAAATTCAGTTGGTCACTGGGCGCGGTGGCGACCACTTTCTCTATCACCAGTTTCTCTCTGGCTATCGCCACATTATTTGCGGGCCGCCTGCAAGAGCGCATTGGTATCCGTAAACTGACACTGATTTCCGGCATCATCCTCGGTTTGGGGTTGATTGCCAGCTCTTTTGCCACTTCGCTCGGGATGATTTATCTGCTGGCGGGTATTGTAGTGGGCTTTGCTGATGGCACCGCCTACATCACCACTCTATCGAATCTGATTAAATGGTTCCCAGAACGTAAGGGGTTGATTTCAGGTATTTCTGTGGGTGCATTTGGCACCGGCAGCCTGTTGTTCAAATACGTGAATGCCAGTTTAATTGCTAACCAAGGTGTTTCGTTGGCTTTCTTCTACTGGGGCATTATCGTGATGGTCTTGGTTGGGGCCGGTTCTTTCTTGTTGCGGGAAAAAATCGTCGCGCCACAAGCCGCTAGCTTACAATCTGCCCATACTGGCCGTGATTTCAGTGTTAAAGAGATGCTGGCGGTCAAAGAATCTTACTTCCTGTTTGTCATTTTCTTCACCGCCTGTATGAGTGGTTTATATCTGATTGGTATCGTGAAAGATTTAGGCGTGCAACTGGCAGGAATGGATTTAGCCACCGCAGCCAATACCGTGTCCGCCATCGCCATTTTTAACACCGCCGGGCGTATTATTCTGGGGGCGCTATCCGATAAAGTTGGCCGCCTGCGGGTTATCAGTTTTACCTTGCTGGTGACCACCTTGGCAGTATCCGTATTAAGTTTTGTCCCGCTGACTCACGCCCTGTTCTTCTTGTGTGTTGGTGCCATTGCTTTCTGTTTTGGTGGCAATATCACGGTATTCCCAGCGATTGTCGGCGACTTCTTCGGTTTAAAAAATCACAGCAAGAATTACGGGATTATCTATCAAGGGTTTGGTTTAGGCGCACTGGCAGGATCATTTATTGCGGCACGTCTGGGCGGGTATCACGCGACCTTTATCGTCATTGCGGTGATGTCTGTGGTTTCCTTGCTGTTAACCCTGATTATCAAGCCGCCAAAAGGGGCGACTGCCGAGACAAAAAATATCTCAACAGCCCCAACTGCGGTCACTGCTAGCAGTCACGCGTAA